One Rhodobacter sp. CZR27 DNA segment encodes these proteins:
- a CDS encoding GNAT family N-acetyltransferase, whose protein sequence is MTIRCMTLADVETTLDWAAEEGWNPGLDDAVPFHAADPGGFFLWEEDRAPVAAISVVNHDPSMAFLGLYICRPDFRGRGIGLKLWTEALRHAGDRTVGLDGVAAQQANYARSGFRLAGATLRMEGRLAGAALPEARPEQMEQLIALDEAANGYGRPAFLAEWLLPTATRRTVMLEDGTGFATARLCRKGCKIGPVVAADTAAALLLIRGAVASVGADEAIVDVPDANPALIGALQAEGFAETFRTARMYRGPAPQAGPTLQATGTLELG, encoded by the coding sequence ATGACCATCCGCTGCATGACCCTTGCCGACGTCGAAACCACCCTCGACTGGGCGGCGGAGGAAGGCTGGAACCCCGGCCTCGACGACGCGGTGCCGTTCCACGCCGCCGACCCCGGGGGCTTCTTCCTTTGGGAGGAGGATCGTGCGCCCGTGGCGGCGATCTCGGTGGTGAACCACGACCCGTCGATGGCCTTCCTCGGCCTCTACATCTGCCGGCCCGACTTCCGCGGCCGCGGGATCGGCCTGAAGCTCTGGACCGAGGCGCTGCGGCACGCAGGGGATCGCACCGTAGGCCTCGACGGCGTGGCCGCACAGCAGGCGAACTATGCGCGATCCGGCTTCCGCCTTGCCGGGGCGACGCTGCGGATGGAGGGCCGGCTGGCAGGCGCCGCCCTGCCCGAGGCAAGACCGGAGCAGATGGAGCAGTTGATCGCGCTCGATGAGGCCGCGAATGGCTACGGCAGGCCGGCCTTCCTGGCCGAGTGGCTCCTGCCCACCGCCACGCGACGGACGGTAATGCTGGAGGACGGCACCGGCTTCGCCACCGCAAGGCTCTGCCGCAAGGGATGCAAGATCGGCCCCGTGGTGGCGGCCGATACCGCCGCGGCCTTGCTGCTCATCCGCGGCGCGGTGGCCTCGGTCGGGGCTGACGAGGCCATCGTGGACGTTCCCGACGCCAACCCGGCCTTGATCGGCGCGCTGCAGGCGGAAGGCTTCGCCGAAACCTTCCGCACCGCCCGGATGTACCGCGGACCGGCGCCGCAGGCGGGCCCGACGCTGCAGGCGACGGGCACGCTGGAACTCGGCTGA
- a CDS encoding GntR family transcriptional regulator produces MGSDSAHPLPESSAMVADRLALAIHEHRIQPGTKLSEDEVGEIFGVSRTLVRAALQRLAHDRLVTLKRNRGAFVAQPSMREAREVFEARALLEPRTARSAAERMTPADVARLQRHIDEEHAALDAGDPGRALRLSGLFHVEIARIADQDTIREFITQLVARSSLIIALYWQRRAALCESHAHHALLRALAEGDGTAAEEMMKGHLLDLVSSLDLRNPAPPARSLKEALARA; encoded by the coding sequence ATGGGCAGCGACAGCGCACATCCCCTTCCCGAAAGCAGCGCGATGGTCGCCGACCGGCTGGCGCTGGCGATCCACGAGCATCGCATCCAGCCCGGCACCAAGCTGTCCGAGGACGAGGTGGGCGAGATCTTCGGCGTCAGCCGAACCCTCGTGCGGGCGGCGCTGCAGCGGCTGGCACATGACCGGCTGGTGACCCTGAAGCGCAACCGTGGCGCCTTCGTCGCCCAGCCCTCGATGCGCGAGGCGCGCGAGGTCTTCGAGGCGCGCGCCCTGCTCGAGCCGCGCACCGCCCGCTCGGCCGCCGAGCGCATGACGCCGGCGGATGTCGCGCGCCTGCAGCGCCATATCGACGAGGAACATGCCGCGCTGGACGCGGGCGATCCGGGGCGCGCCCTGCGCCTTTCCGGCCTCTTTCACGTCGAGATCGCCCGGATCGCCGATCAGGACACGATCCGCGAGTTCATCACGCAGCTGGTCGCGCGCTCGTCGCTGATCATCGCGCTCTACTGGCAGCGGCGGGCGGCGCTGTGCGAAAGCCACGCCCACCACGCCCTGCTGCGCGCGCTGGCCGAGGGCGACGGCACGGCCGCCGAGGAGATGATGAAGGGCCACCTGCTCGATCTCGTCTCCTCGCTCGACCTGCGCAATCCCGCGCCGCCGGCGCGCTCGCTGAAGGAGGCTCTGGCCCGCGCATGA